Genomic window (Sediminispirochaeta smaragdinae DSM 11293):
TCGCTTGGATCTCCGGGAATTTCCTGGAATTTTGCTTGTGATGTAAACCTTTTGCCCTTTCATCTCGAGACTCTTGTGGAAGGAATCATCTATATCAAGGCGGCTTTCTGATGTTTCGACGATTTAGTATCACCCTTATACTTCTGGTATCGATCACCCTTTCCCTTCAGGCCCTTGAGCTGACGGGATTATTGCATTCGGGAAATCTTTCCTTCGACAAGTCGGCAAAAACAACCCAGAGCTCAATCTCCGGCAGTTCGTTTTTCTACGGGGCCTCCTTGTATGCAACGCAAAAGATTAACGATGCATTGTCCCTGGATGCCGGCCTCGTCTATGATCCCGTCCTCAGATACACAACCATTACCAGATTTCAATACGATCAGGACTATATAAGCCTTGGTGTCGGACCCTTTTTCGGAACGTTTAATACGACGGGAAAGATCCTGCAACCGGGGATCTCTACCGAAGTGAAGGCTCAGCTTCCGGGAATTTTGTACGCATCTCTCCGATCGGACAGCACCATTGGCGCACGATTTTCGGAAGACGGTGACTATTCTCAGGAATACAGCGCAATTTCTCTGGGCTATTATATTCCAAATGCGATTTGTTCCCTCAACCTTATCACAAAGGAATTTGCCCTCCGCAAAAGTTCCACCCTCGAAATTACCGACTCGTTTACAGAATACTCCTTCAAGGTTGATATCTTCCAGAAAAACGTACCCTATGGCGTTTTACTAAACTTTGCCTATCAGCAGCTAACCAGAAATTACGCCGATACATCGGCATCAAGCAGTACGGAAAACGTCCTGAACAGCATTGTCCTCGGTACAAAGTTTACGTTTCGGGCAACCGACGCGCTCACCCTTCTTGCGGAGCTTGAAAGCAGCGTCTATTCTTTCGGAAGTGAAGAAGATGAAGAACTCACCCTTCCCGATGGGCTTCCCGAGGCGTATCTTTTTCGTGCCGCCCTTGGAGCAACCTGGAGTTTTTGAAGTACAGAAGTACAAGACCAATAAGTATTTTCAAGATCCCTAAAGATCACTTAGCGATGCAGCAAGAACATTCATCAAATCATAAGCGGTAGTATCAACATTCCTGGTTTATCTGCTTCCAGTCTTCCCGATACTGCCCCTAAATCGTATTCCAAAACGATCTACACCGCCTTCTCCCCACAGTGCAGTCACTCGGTGGTTATAAGAGTACACATCCTGTGGGTGGGAGCAATCATGGGAATAAAAGAACGTAACAAAACGATAGGAATATCCCATTTCAAAATTGTAGTTGATAAATGTAGGATTATAGTTTAGAAAAAAGTCATAAATCGAGTTATCTGAAAATAAGCCTTTGTTCAGTAGCATTTGGACCGTCATTGCTCCCCCGACATAGAAACGTTCAAAAAACCAAAAGTATGGGCTAAGCTCTATATATGTCACCTCAAAATTATAGAGAGATAGATACTCACGGTCCTGGTCGGTTTCTATCTCGCCGAATTTTCCATTTGCCATTCCTGTCTCAAACTGGAACTCGAATCCTAACCATTGTGAGAAAATGGGAGATGCAAGAAGAACTATTAAGGCGATACATAATAATTTCTTCATACTGATGCTACCTCTTCCTATCCTTCTTTAAGCATCGATAATACCGTGAAATACTTCAAACAATGCCCGTAAAAAGAGGGATTTATGAGGCTTCTATCCTCATTTTACAAACGCACGGATAGCCAAGAGGCAAAAGGAAATTCGTTTGAAGCAATTTTTTCCGTAGCAGGAGCTTATCATGAGATAATCGGCTGAACGCTAAACACCATGTTTAGTGTATTTTTAGCAATTAATACAATTTATTATGCAAAAAATAATTAACTCATTATTCATTCAGAGTAAAACAAAAAAGCGGTATAACGATTCGGTTATACCGCTTTACAAAAGCTAATCTAACAATCCTACAGAAAAGGATGTCAAAACACAAGCTTCTCTTCTTCTCTATACGACCCGCTACTTACGGATTTGTTGTAGCAGCAGGAGCTGCAGACTCACTGGAATCCTGATGAATCTTCCGTGCCTCAAGGGCTCTCAGCACCTGGATCTCTCCAAGACGCCGCCATTCAGCGGTCCTTCTTGAGGATTCTCTCGAATCAAGAATACCCCACAAGGCTTCATTATCGATATCTCCGGTACCCGGAATGACTGCCAAGTCATAAGTAACCTTCGCATCTTTGATATAGGTAATGATATCACCGCCTTCCTGGGCCGCATCCTTATAGACGATAAACCCGACAAGCCTGCGCATGGGAGTCGTTCTAGGATAAAGTGGGTATTTGTGAAGTTCTCTGTTCCTCACATCGGAGATATAATTGGGGTTTACCCAACCGAGGGTCCGCCAACCATTAAAATCCATGTAATCAAGGAACATCGTCCTCTCTTCACCCTTCTCATCCTTAAGAATAATACCGAGACCATTGGGAAAGTTGCTTCCGTACACATCTACGGCAATGCTTTTGATGGCTCCGACGTTCTTTACGACACCATAGCTGTCGAACTTGCTTCCCTCACGATCTGTCTCATCCTCGACCAAGGTTCCGTCGGCCTGAAGCTGAGTTTTCCGCATGTAACCGGGAATCTCAAAGGGGGGTTTAATAACCGCATACGAGTTGAACGGCTCTTCTGGAAAATGAATACGAACACCCATTACTGTTTCACCGGCAAACTTGCTTGCCTGCTCACTGACTGGGGCTTCCTTTGTATAGGAAAGCTTTTCGTTCGTTACAGTCTGGGAAGAAGAGGCCAGATCGACATCCCAATTCTCAATAGCAAGAGAAGTCTTCATCAACTGCTTTTCCTCATCGGTATAACCGACACCCGCTTTACCGGAAAAATCAACTATTGTTGCTTCATTGTTGCCATCTTCAAGATCGGCTGTCAAAGTAGAAAAATCGATGAGAACCGATTCTTCCGCATAAAGTGAGAAACTCACTGCCAAAAGCATGATGCCGAGAAGAATTCCGAATCGTTTCATCCAGTGCTCCTTTTTATAAACAAGTTACCGTTTCCAACTAAAATTATACGGAACGGTTTAGGTTTGTCAACGATTTTTCTGGTTTTTCACCCCTTCGAAGGCGAGAGTCTTGGCGTTTCACCGTCAATAGTGATGATGATCTTTTCAACAGAGGGA
Coding sequences:
- a CDS encoding flagellar filament outer layer protein FlaA — encoded protein: MKRFGILLGIMLLAVSFSLYAEESVLIDFSTLTADLEDGNNEATIVDFSGKAGVGYTDEEKQLMKTSLAIENWDVDLASSSQTVTNEKLSYTKEAPVSEQASKFAGETVMGVRIHFPEEPFNSYAVIKPPFEIPGYMRKTQLQADGTLVEDETDREGSKFDSYGVVKNVGAIKSIAVDVYGSNFPNGLGIILKDEKGEERTMFLDYMDFNGWRTLGWVNPNYISDVRNRELHKYPLYPRTTPMRRLVGFIVYKDAAQEGGDIITYIKDAKVTYDLAVIPGTGDIDNEALWGILDSRESSRRTAEWRRLGEIQVLRALEARKIHQDSSESAAPAATTNP